From Pirellulaceae bacterium:
CAGGTCGATCCAGGTCAAACGGTCAGAAAGCAATCCATGAATAAATACGACTGGTATTTTGCCTGCCTGATATGGTTCCAGCATTCTTAACCCAACGCCACTGTGCTGATGTTCGGGCGTCATGAAATCACGAATCTTGCTCCGGTGTGTATCGCTGGCCACGTGGGCTAAGGGAGCCGATAGGTCTCGGCACATTTGATGTTCGCGGTTTCCAAGTTTCGCTTGATAGCTGGAAAGCGGGTTGTACAGGTCGAGAACGGCGATTTCTGAAGATTGGGAGACCTGCGCGACGCGATGAGAGGAAGTGGGACGCAAGATTGCAGTTGCCGAGAACGGAACGACACGGCTGTGGTAGGACCCGGTCTGTTCGCGGATTCTGAGTGCCACAAGCGGGATTCCCAGGCCGGGTTGCTGCCAGTAACGGGCTAATTTGGAGTCTTGCTTCGTTTGCGTGTGGATCTTGCCAGTTGCAAACTCAAATCGATTCAGATCTTGGGCTTCCCAAGCAAAACCGTGTAATTGAATACGAATTGACTTGAAGGATTGGTCGGAGTCCGAGAGTAGGATCGGTTGTGTTGGATCCAACTGCTGGGTTTTCATCAGGTGATCCAGCAACGCTTTTAGTTCGCGATGGTAGCCTTGCCAAGCCTCCGCTCGCACCGTGTCACTTAATTGCTCGTCTGTCAGGGTCGCCCAACTGGCGAGAGTTGCTTCCGTCAATGCGACGGCCTGATCGTCTGTCGTTTGATCGGTCGACGGGCGTTTGTCCGTAAGCGAAACGGATTCGACGGAAAGTTTTGCGACTTGCGCTGGATCGGCTGCCTCTTCGGCAAGGTCCGAGTTCGGTGGTTGACGGTGGAAAATACCGGTGACCGCCCGCGGTACGTGCGCAAGACCGTCAAAGCTACGGCAGCCAAAGCTGAAGCTTCCTAGCAGTCCAACGGCGACTGCGAAACAAATGAGAAGTCGATAGGGCGACATGCGCTACTTCCATGTGGCGCGTTTTCGAATTAATAACGACCCGTGGGAACGGTTGCCGAATTCGCGGGCGGTGGCGGCAGGTTCAACTGGTTTGCGTTGCTTTTCGCGTTCAACGTCGCGAACTCCCTCAGTAGCTGATGGGTGGTCACAAATTCTGGTCGTTGTGACAGCGACAAGTATTGTGGCGCAGCGGAAATTGCCGCGTAACGCTGTAGTACATCATTCAGTGCGACTTCGGAAATAGCTGCGCCCGGCGTGAGTATACTGCTGGGGATTTCTAAGTAGGGCTTCCAGTCGCTCGGCAATAAAGCGTTTAGTTTTTGCCAGGATATTGTCAATTGTTGTCGGACCAATTGAGATTGTGCCGATGGAACCGCCAGAGGCTCAGAGGTCGTGACGGCCGTGCCTGGCGCAACAACGGCAGGTGATACGTTGACAGGAGCTGTACCGCTGTATTTGGAAAGTTCGTTCATCAATTCGACGGCGGATGCGGGTAGCGTCCCCGCGGTATACGTTGGTTGGCCCGTTGGAGAGATGACCTGGTGGTGGTAGTACGAGATACCGGCAACTTGGTCAATTTGTAGCACCGATCCGTCGATCGACACGCCTGCAAACAAACCACGACTTCGTGAGTACGATAGGATTTCCGCCGACAACGTTGCGTCGGTCGCAGCGGACGCTTGACGTCCCACGGGGCCTGCTGCCGCAGCCGCATCAACGCCTAACGTCAATTTTCCATTCATCAGGTCGTTCACGCTGTTGCGCGTCTTGAAAACAAGTACGACATCCGTTGACTGGAGGCCAGCTTGCCAGCCCACGCTTCCGCCAGTCAGCGAGATAAACATGGGGGGCAACCACTGTTGGTTCTCGGAACGTACCAGCATTGTGCCCCGGCCATGACGAATGCCAACAATGAAACCGCCTTTGACGACGCCCGGGATAATGGCCACGCCTTGAGCTTCATGCAATAGACGTCCTGGGATCTGACTGGCGGGTATGGCCATCACTTCACGCAATACGTTTACCGAACTCAGGACAATCTGATCCTGCGGCGTTTGAGCGGCGGCCACCGTGGGCATGATCAGCATCGCCAATAGCACGACGGATGCACGTTTTGGGTCGGTTCTTTGTCTCATGAGGAAACTCCAATGGCGTATTTTTAGCTTGGGTCGCAAAAATCGCGGCGGCGGATTCTAGAAAGATCCGCTCGTGCCAGCAAGACCGTTCATCCAATCGATCTGTCGCGGTCGTTTTTGCCCGGAATACGCGGTCAGAACTCGTCGGAAACGAGAAATGATTGCCACTGATAGCGTGAATGCAATGCGTTGCTAGTGCTGGCATCGCCTTCCAATCGCGTGGCGTCGGGGCAAGGCGGACGATCGTGGCCCGCGGGATTTAAAGAGGCCCGCGGGATTTAAAGAGGATTGGTTTTTTCGATCGCTTTGAGCAATCGCTCAATGTCATCCGGATAAACTTCGCCAATGGTGCCAATGCGGAACGACTCAATGTTGGTCACCTTACCCGGATAGATAACGAATCCTTGTTCCTTTAGTTCGGTGTAGAAGTCAAGGAAGTTGAAGTTCGGCGATTGGGGCGAATGAAAAGCCGTGATGATGGGTGATTGATGTTCTAAGGCGAGTACCGTTCGAAAGCCAATACGAGTCATGCCTTCGACGAGCGTTTTCTGATTTTGAGTGTAGCGGGCATGGCGTGCGACAACACCGCCCTCTGATTCCAATTCAGTCAGTGCTTGCGCGAAGGCGCGAACGGTGTGGGTGGGTGAGGTGAATCTCCATTTTCCGTGGTTCGACTCCATCGTCGACCACTGATCGTAGAGATCAAGTGAAAGTGATCGGGCCCAGCCTTGAGTGGTTTGCAGCTGATCGCGTTTGGCCACAATGAAGCCAAAACCAGGTACACCTTGAATGCATTTATTGGCACTGCTGATGATGTAATCGATCGAAAGTTTTTGGATGTCGATTGGGACACCACCAAACGTGCTCATCGCGTCCACGATGAAAGTCTTACCGTGTGCTTTGACCATCTGACCGATTTTTTCGATCGGATTCAGCATGCCAGTGGTCGTTTCTCCATGGACGACAGCGACGTGAGTCAAATCCGAATCCTTCATCAAATGTTGCTCAAGTAAATCAAGCTGTAAGGCTTCCGTTTCGCTGTCTTTTTGGATCGTGTGATCAATCTTCAGTGCGTTGGCGATCTGCCCAATACGCTGCCCGTAGGCGCCATTGGACAAGACAAGAAGTTTTCCGTCAGCCGGGATAATACTGCCGATCACGGACTCGACCGCGAACGTGCCACTCCCTTGCATCAAAACCGCTGTGTAGCTTTGCTGCGCATCCGCAGTGCTGGTGGCGAGATTCACGAGTTTGCGTCGGATGACTTCGACCACGCCTCGGTTGTAGTCGTCATCCCATGTGCACCAATCACGAAGCATGGCTCGACGAACCGTGCGACTTGTCGACAGAGGCCCCGGCGTCAGGAGTAAATAAGGATTTTGATCAAGGTCCGGCTGGATTGATTTCGTCATCGGCGATTGTCAGCTCCGATACACTTCCTGTGGATGAAGGGTAAGGCGTTTTGCTTGAACAGATCCACCAGTCGAATTGCGGAAAGAAATTCGGAATAAGCGGACTCGACAAATTCCCGCGTTTGCCGGACATTGGCAGCCGGTGTGGGGCAGCTCAAAGTCGCGTTCGTTTCGCCTGTTGTCTACATTGTGATCGTCGAGAACGAGTTCTGTCCACCGCTGACTTGTCAGAATCTCGTTCCCAGCTGATTTTTTTTTTAACGGCTTTCCAACAGATAGAGCAGCTCTGCGGATTGAAATAGCAAAGGAACGATTGTGAATAATTTGCGAGTGAAGGCTTATTGGGCGATGCCGATGTTGATCGGCGGTCTGTTCATACAGCAATCGATGTTGCAATCTACATCCGCTCAAAGCCAGCGACCGATGACGGAACAAGATGTTCTCGAACTGATTGACGAAGTTTCAAACTGGGGCCGCTGGGGCAAGGACGATCAGCTGGGTGCGATTAATCTAATTACCGCCGAGAAGCGTCGACAAGCCGCTCAGCTGGTGAAGGTGGGGGAATCTGTTTCGCTCGCGCGGCAGGCCGAAACAACCCAAGCTCCTGATAATCCAAATCCGTTTGGTCATCAAATGTTGACCTTTGGACGCGGGACGAAAGGGCAGTGGAGTGTTGACGAGTTTCGCGTCTCCTATCACGGATATGCGCATACGCATATGGATTCGCTTTGCCACCTTTTTTTTCGTGGCAAGATGTACAACGGTTTTTCCCGCGATGAAATCACAAAAGAGGGTGCCCAGAAACTTTCGATCCATAATCTGAAGAACGGAATTTTTAGCCGAGGAATCCTGGTCGATATTCCACGGCTTCGCGGGCTCGACTATCTGGAACCTTCGACGCCGATCTATCCGGAAGAACTCGAAGCGTGGGAGAATCGAGCTGGGATTACCGTGCAGCCGGGGGATGTCGTGTTTATCCGCACAGGCCGCTGGGCCCGGCGTGATGCGTTGGGAGCTTGGGATGTGGCAAAGGAAGGTTCTGCTGGGCTGCACGCCTCTTGTGCTCGCTGGCTGAAGAAACGCGATGTGGCCATGATTGGCAGCGATGCGGCAAGTGACGTCCTGCCTTCGGGAATCCCTGGCGTCAGTCACCCGGTTCATTTGTTGGTGTTGCATGCGATGGGAATTCACATTTTTGACAATTGCGATTTGGAAGCGTTGGGAGAAACCGCGGAACGGTTTCAACGATGGGACTTTCTGATTCAAGCTGCTCCTATTCCCGTGAAGGGCGGGACCGGATCTCCCTTAAATCCAATTGCCACCTTTTGAATTACTGCTGTTGATAGCGTTGCCATCGAAAAGAAAAAATTCGACGTTGGCAGCCACATGCTGCCGATGAAAAAAAGGCATGCGGTTCCCGCGTTAAGTTGTCGCCGGTCGATCCCAACTGGCGATCGGTGTGCTAGATCGCCTACCTCCTAGCACGATCAAAAATCTTGTCCCCAAGAGAGTTGCCATGCGCGCTGCTCCGTTTCCCGCGATGAAGGAAATTGTGCTGATGGGGTTGTGTAGCAGCATGATTGGCTGCGCGAACTTTGACAATCTGACCCAACAGGATCGGCTCGAACAGGGCTACACGATTGTCTTGCCGGGAATTGATGGTCCCAGTATCGCAAATTCGAACATTGCTCAAGGAATCGCCGATTCCGGTCTCGAGACGGCAATTGAGGTGCACGATTGGACAACGGGCGTACCGCTACTGTTGCCTCTTCACCTCTATACAAAACGTGCCAATCAACGTAAGGCCAAACAATTGGCCGGAAAAATCGTTGCGTATCAGGAACGCTATCCTGGTCGCCCTGTGCATCTTGTCGCACAGTCGGGAGGCTGTGGTGTTTTGTTGTGGACGCTCGAGTCTTTGCCGACAAATCGCAAGGTTACGAGTACGGTCATGCTTAGCGCAGCGGTTTCTCCGACCTATGACGTCCGCCGGGCATTGCAGCACACCGAGGCTGGGATTTGGAATTACTACTCGCCATTAGACGTTATTTTGCTTGCCGGAACGTTGGTGGGTGGCAACATCGATGGCCGTTGGATGCCGGGGGCCGGTGCGGTTGGTTTCTGGTCGTATTCTCCCGAGTCGGTCGGTGACGGCCCGCGACTCCATCAAATACCGTTCCGTCCCGAAATGTTACTGGCGGGAAATCTTGGTGGCCACTGGGGACCTGCTAAGTCGCCCTTCGCACGCGACTATATTGCTCCCGTGTTAGCCAAGTCAGAACGGTATCAACCGGGATTGGTAGTGTCAAATTCTGATCTGAGATCGAGTCATCAGGGTGCGCCGGTCATGAATCTGGCAGGAATGAACTCCCGGGATCCACGTCGAGCAAGCTACTATCGGGTTTCGTCGGATGGAAGTGTCACTCAGCCGTTTGTCTTTCCATCGAAGATCGACGTTTCGGCGGTCGTCTCAACAGGGATTCGGCCTGACGTCGCACGCTACTCGCAGAAACTGAGCGGCCGATCCATTCCGACCGATCGTTGATATTTCGACGATTTTGCAGCTTTCGTTTTTCTGATCGGCCCGGCCGCAGTAGAATGAGAGGCCAGTCATTGGGATGTTCGCCATTGGGATGTTCGCTGGGTTGGGCAATCGAAAGGATAAGTTCGATGCTGGAAGCTGAATTGAGTCGGTTGCCACGACTGCCGGTGGGGCGTCGGGCATTCATTCAGAATGGAGTATTGTTGCTGATGACGGCTCCTGCTCTCGATGCTGTTTTTGCTGAGGAAGCTGTTCAGCCAATCTTAAAGATCGGATTGGTCACCGACCTGCACTATGCTGATAAACCGACCGCTGGAAGTCGATGCTATCGGGAATCACTCGATAAGTTGACTGCGGCTGCTAGCGAGTTGCAACAGCATGATCCGGCCTTCATCGTGGAACTTGGTGATCTCATCGATGCGGCCGATACGGTAAGTGAGGAGCAGGGTTTTCTGAAACGAATTAATCGTTTGTATTCCCAGATTTCCAACGAACGTCATTATGTCCTGGGCAACCACTGTGTTTCGACGCTGACCAAGAATGAGTTTCTGGGCGAAGTGGAACGTGAAAAGTCATACTACGGCTTTGAGAAAGGTGGTTATCACTTTTTGGTATTAGACGCCTGTTTTCGCGGCGATGGGCAGTCCTATGGCCGTAATAATTTCGAGTGGACCGATGCAAACATTCCGGCGGAAGAACTAGAATGGCTTCAAGCAGAATTGCAAACCACCTCGAAGCCAGTGATTGTGTTTACCCACCAACGGCTTGATTTGATGAATCATTATGCGGTGCGCAACGCTGTTGCCGTGCGGAAGATTCTTGAAAAGTCAGGTAAGGTGCGGGCGGTCTTTCAAGGCCATAGCCATGAAAATGACTACCGTGAAATCGGTGGGATTCACTACTGCACGTTGCGCGCCATGGTGGAAGGCTCCGGACTGGATAAAAGCGGCTGCTCGTTGATGAGTTTGGCAGCCGACGGAGTGATCCGCATTCAGGGGTTTCAGCAGCAAAGTAACTATCGTTGGACGACTTAGTCGTTGGACGAATCACACTGAGTTGGCCGTTGGACGAATCACACCGAGCTTGGATGGATCGATGGGAAGTCGACAGATTGTGGAGGGGATCCAGCTGACAAATTCAGGGCTGGCGACCGTCGATCCGGCTTTGAACGACGTGCTGTTTGATCTGGCCTTGCGGTTAGAGAAAGCGAACGACTTGCCAGTCGATGTTCAGCATGTTTTGGCCGCCATCGTGCTTGCTGCCAACTGTGGTGACCTGGGCGCCGATGCGAAAATTGTTGCAACCGATGATTCGCTCGTCGAGATATTGACCCACCATGTGGTTGTCGTCTTTCGTGATTTTGGTGGTGAAGTAGGCAACGATGATTAACCGGTCGTGTGTGATCTCGCAGATTCGACTCCCGGCAAGACCCGCTTGGTTGAAAAAAAATCGTGGCTTTGCGACGGAATAGAGCAGTTTTTTTAGATCGCGATTCGCCAAAGTACGATCTGAATGACCTCAGCGAGGATCGTGGTGACGCCCGTCCAATGGAGCCAGTCGCGTTTTTCGCCAGCGATCAGATCGTACGATGCCGCCAGTGCGACACTCAGCATCAGCAGCAGAGGAATCAACTGTAAGAAGAAGCCAAAGCCAAGCCACAAAGGCATCAGCCCCCAAGAGATCATCAAGAAATTGATCCCCATTCCCGCCCACTCCAAAATGTAGAGCAGGAAGGGAAGTTTCCAACGGATTGTAGGAATGTGGTATGCCGCTCGGGCAGCCATAGCGGTTGGAATAAAACAAAGCGTACCAAGCAACAATTGATGAATGCTTGTGTGGAGAACGTGAATTCCGGTCGCGAATATCGGATTGTAAACGAGGAGGTGAAAAACCTCGATGATCATCAACCAATGACCGGCTGCTGAGATGGCGGGGTTTCGACCGAGCCACCACGATTGGGCTAAGGTGATCACTCCCGCGATGCAAGTGCCGGCGATGAGTGCCGCAATGATTTCCGTTGGGCGGCGCAATTCTGCGAATGCGGGAGATGTAGGAGGCCGCAATTCATGAAGGAACTGAACCATGACCAGATAGGCAGCCGTACAAAAAACCCATAACATCAAATGATAGATAGATAAACGTGGTAGTTCGGGCAGATTGTTCGTTTTCATGGTTAGCGTCTGTTGAAATGGTTAGTGTCTGTTGAAATGGTTAGCGTCTGTTGAAATGGTTAGCGTCCGTGCAAAATAACTTCGGGAATAGCTTTCTCGTCAGCCAGTATCGACAAACTCCTTTGCTCGAAGCCAATGTACGATCTTCGCGAGCTGAGAATAAGTTGATCGCCAAATGAAGGACAAACCGTTCTTGATGAACAACTAACGTAAATCCGGTCGCTTTTGTGGATCACGAATCGATGTCAGAGACGCAATCCGCATGGACTTTGCGATACAAATCGTTTTACCCCTTACACATTACAGCCGGACTGGTATCGTCTTAGTAGCCGACCGGTCGATCTCTAGCCTACAGGGGAATCTCGCATGGCTGACGAAGAGCAGCTCTACCGATTTTTCGTCGTTGATGTGCACGAAAACGCCTTGGTGGCACAGATCGTTGATTCACATCTGCAAGGTGAAACGTCCGCTGAACTACTCAAACTGGAGTTATTGAAGATTATTGATGACTCGTCGCCCGACGTCCTCGTGCTTGATTTTTGTAATGTAAAGATCGTCGGCACTTGGGTGATTTCGTGTTTTTTGTACGTGAACAGCCGGATGGCTAGCCGAGGCAGTAAGTTGAAGCTGGCAGGGATGAGCGAAACGCTGAGGTCGATTTTCAAAACGTTACGTTTGGACGATACGGTCTTTCAGATTTTTGACACGGTTGACGAGGCGTTGGCGAGCCCCAGCGGGCCGATCACCTACGAAGATGTTTGTGATCGTTCGACGCCGTTTGATCCGGAAAGCTAACGCGGTCCCACGAAATTGTGGCCGCGTTGCTGCCACAATCGGGATCGTTTTGACAAATTCTCGCCGCTCTGTTGACTAGCTCTGTCGACGTCGTATCAACAGGAGTCCACCGAACAGTAGCAGCGACAGCGAAGACGGTTCAGGCACGGTCGCCACGGCCAGACGCGGACCGGCTTCGAATCCGGCACCTTGGAAAGCGGTTACGAAATCGCTGGAAGTGAAATCTCGATCGCCGTTCCAATCGCCCGTTTCCCAACCTGAATTCTCGGGGGTTGCATCTTCGTATTCGCCGGCCGTGAAAACTTTGACAAAGTCGCTACTATCAAAAACGCCGTTCAGATCGGAATCGCCATAGTAGCTATTGTTCAAATCTTCGATCCAGACGCGGCGGTCTTCTTCGTTGACAAGATTGTCATTGTCGAGATCGAAGTCAGGGCTGTTTGTACCGGCGCGAACCGCGTCCGAAAGCAGATCCATGTCCTCTGCATCGAGAACTGTATTCAGATTGAAATCACCCGGCAGGGTTTCAACTGTGTTATTCATGGTGAGCAGGATTTCTGCGTCGCTCAAAGCCCGGCTGTAGATTTGAAAGTCGTCTAGGCGGCCTCCCCAGGTTTCCGTACCTTGACGACCCATGAAGATGGCATCGTGAAAGTCCAGCGTTCCGTCGTATGCGACGACCGGACCCTCGCCTGCTTCACCATTGATGATGACTTCAAAGTCATCGCCATCACCGCGGTAGGCAAAATGGGTCCACTCTTCATCGTCCATAAAGTAGATTCCCTTTTCCTGATTGATATTAGTACCGTCTTCCTGAATGACACGCCCCCAAACCGTCGCGTCGGACTTTTGCACCCAGCCACCGATTACTTTTCCACCGGTGGAAGGAAACGCGGGGTCAAACTGAACTTGGAACATGCCGTCGTTGGCACCGCCATCTCCACAGCAGAGATCCAGATCACGATAAGCCCAGAAGGTGATTGTGAAGTTGTCGCCGGGCAGTCCGTCTTCCGGCAATTCAGCCGACAAAAATCCATTCGTCGAACCAGGAAACTCCATCACGCCACCGCGTTCCTCGTCCATCATCCATGCCACCCCACCCAGGTCATCGAGTTCGGCGTCGCGACCATTGTCGGAAATATCTAGCAGAAAATCGTCTTCTGTGTTGAATGGGTAGTGTTGCTCAAGATCAGCTATTTGGCCGGTCACCATGCCCGCGGGTGCCAGAAGGAAAAAGGAAAACAAGACACTAATTCGGAAAGGTGCGGTCATGATCTTCTCACAATTTTCAGAAACCACTTGTGTTTGAAAAAACATTTTGAAGTGCGGCGCCATCGTAATGGGTTGAAGCTCGCATTACCAAGAAAATGCTTTGATTTGGAGAGGATTCTGTAGAAAGCGAGTACGTGCCAACGACTTCGGCGATAGCCACTCAGCTGGCAAAGCGGCGATGTCGGATTTGGTCGAGCGTGACTGCCGCAATAATGATCACACCGATCAAAATGTCAGTCGTCAAATTGCGAAGTTCGAGTTGGGTACAGCCACTGTAGATGACGCCCATAATCAAAGCGCCAACGATCGTACCGAGTACGGAGCCTTGTCCGCCGTTGAGGCTGCCACCTCCAATCACCACCGCAGCGATGATTCGTAATTCCATACCGAGTCCGGTGGTTGGATTGGCGCTATTTAATTTGGCGAATTGGTACAGACCTGCGGTGCCAACGAATAGGCCGGCCAGGCTGTAAATGGAGATTTTCACCAGTGGTACGTTAATGCCGCAGAGTCGTGCCGTGGCTTCATTGGATCCCAGGGCAAATACATATCGGCCAAAGACCGTGAATCGTAAGACGAGTGCAACGATGAGAGCAAGAAACAACGCAAGCCACACGCCTGTTGACAACCCGAGCCAAAGGGAGGCTACGTTGAGGCTTACCAAGTTGCCGAGCCAATTTGGCACCGAGTCCAGTGGCGGACGCACGGTCGTTTCATCGGCCATGTACTTGGCCAATCCCAAAAAGATCGTCATCGTTCCTAGTGTCACAATGAACGGTACAATTTTTAGCACGCTGATCAATACGCCGTTCAACAGACCGCACAGACAGCCCACCAGCAGGCACAATCCTACGGCGAGGTAGGCGGAATACCCATTGTCCAAGGCCCAGGCCAGTACGGTGGCGGAAAGGATTAGTCCGGTGCCGGCAGATAAATCGATGCCGCCCGAAACGATGATCAAAGTCATTCCCAGGGCAGCGACCGCGATCACTGCAGTCTGTGCGAGAATGACTTGAAAGTTTCGCGGCGTCAGAAAGGTGCCGCCTCCGTTCTGGAGACTGTCCGCAATTCCGAATACGCCCACCACTGCGACCAAAGCCAGCAGCGGACCGAGAACCTGAATCAGTTTTACATAGGCTGGTGGTTGTGGCAGGGATTTGGGTGGAGTTGAATTCATGCTTGATCTTCCTCTTTAACTGACAGCAACTGCCAATGCCGATTCTTCGGTCCAGTCTTCTGCGGCGCGAATTTCTTTGATCTCGCCCCGTGACATCACGGCGATGCGATCACAAACGGCCAACAGTTCCGGCAGGTACGAGCTAACGAAGATGACTGCTTTTCCTGTTGCCGCCTGTTCGCCAATCAAACGATAGATCTGAGATTTCGTTCCTACATCAATTCCTCGGGTGGGCTCGTCTAATAACAGAATGTCGGCATCTTGATGTAGGACTCGGGCAATCGCGACCTTCTGTTGATTGCCGCCTGACAAGGACTGAACCTCTTGCTCGGGCGAGAATGCTTTGATTTCTAG
This genomic window contains:
- a CDS encoding lipid-binding SYLF domain-containing protein, with the protein product MRQRTDPKRASVVLLAMLIMPTVAAAQTPQDQIVLSSVNVLREVMAIPASQIPGRLLHEAQGVAIIPGVVKGGFIVGIRHGRGTMLVRSENQQWLPPMFISLTGGSVGWQAGLQSTDVVLVFKTRNSVNDLMNGKLTLGVDAAAAAGPVGRQASAATDATLSAEILSYSRSRGLFAGVSIDGSVLQIDQVAGISYYHHQVISPTGQPTYTAGTLPASAVELMNELSKYSGTAPVNVSPAVVAPGTAVTTSEPLAVPSAQSQLVRQQLTISWQKLNALLPSDWKPYLEIPSSILTPGAAISEVALNDVLQRYAAISAAPQYLSLSQRPEFVTTHQLLREFATLNAKSNANQLNLPPPPANSATVPTGRY
- the phnW gene encoding 2-aminoethylphosphonate--pyruvate transaminase → MTKSIQPDLDQNPYLLLTPGPLSTSRTVRRAMLRDWCTWDDDYNRGVVEVIRRKLVNLATSTADAQQSYTAVLMQGSGTFAVESVIGSIIPADGKLLVLSNGAYGQRIGQIANALKIDHTIQKDSETEALQLDLLEQHLMKDSDLTHVAVVHGETTTGMLNPIEKIGQMVKAHGKTFIVDAMSTFGGVPIDIQKLSIDYIISSANKCIQGVPGFGFIVAKRDQLQTTQGWARSLSLDLYDQWSTMESNHGKWRFTSPTHTVRAFAQALTELESEGGVVARHARYTQNQKTLVEGMTRIGFRTVLALEHQSPIITAFHSPQSPNFNFLDFYTELKEQGFVIYPGKVTNIESFRIGTIGEVYPDDIERLLKAIEKTNPL
- a CDS encoding cyclase family protein — translated: MNNLRVKAYWAMPMLIGGLFIQQSMLQSTSAQSQRPMTEQDVLELIDEVSNWGRWGKDDQLGAINLITAEKRRQAAQLVKVGESVSLARQAETTQAPDNPNPFGHQMLTFGRGTKGQWSVDEFRVSYHGYAHTHMDSLCHLFFRGKMYNGFSRDEITKEGAQKLSIHNLKNGIFSRGILVDIPRLRGLDYLEPSTPIYPEELEAWENRAGITVQPGDVVFIRTGRWARRDALGAWDVAKEGSAGLHASCARWLKKRDVAMIGSDAASDVLPSGIPGVSHPVHLLVLHAMGIHIFDNCDLEALGETAERFQRWDFLIQAAPIPVKGGTGSPLNPIATF
- a CDS encoding metallophosphoesterase, translating into MLEAELSRLPRLPVGRRAFIQNGVLLLMTAPALDAVFAEEAVQPILKIGLVTDLHYADKPTAGSRCYRESLDKLTAAASELQQHDPAFIVELGDLIDAADTVSEEQGFLKRINRLYSQISNERHYVLGNHCVSTLTKNEFLGEVEREKSYYGFEKGGYHFLVLDACFRGDGQSYGRNNFEWTDANIPAEELEWLQAELQTTSKPVIVFTHQRLDLMNHYAVRNAVAVRKILEKSGKVRAVFQGHSHENDYREIGGIHYCTLRAMVEGSGLDKSGCSLMSLAADGVIRIQGFQQQSNYRWTT
- a CDS encoding STAS domain-containing protein; this encodes MADEEQLYRFFVVDVHENALVAQIVDSHLQGETSAELLKLELLKIIDDSSPDVLVLDFCNVKIVGTWVISCFLYVNSRMASRGSKLKLAGMSETLRSIFKTLRLDDTVFQIFDTVDEALASPSGPITYEDVCDRSTPFDPES
- a CDS encoding PEP-CTERM sorting domain-containing protein (PEP-CTERM proteins occur, often in large numbers, in the proteomes of bacteria that also encode an exosortase, a predicted intramembrane cysteine proteinase. The presence of a PEP-CTERM domain at a protein's C-terminus predicts cleavage within the sorting domain, followed by covalent anchoring to some some component of the (usually Gram-negative) cell surface. Many PEP-CTERM proteins exhibit an unusual sequence composition that includes large numbers of potential glycosylation sites. Expression of one such protein has been shown restore the ability of a bacterium to form floc, a type of biofilm.), yielding MTAPFRISVLFSFFLLAPAGMVTGQIADLEQHYPFNTEDDFLLDISDNGRDAELDDLGGVAWMMDEERGGVMEFPGSTNGFLSAELPEDGLPGDNFTITFWAYRDLDLCCGDGGANDGMFQVQFDPAFPSTGGKVIGGWVQKSDATVWGRVIQEDGTNINQEKGIYFMDDEEWTHFAYRGDGDDFEVIINGEAGEGPVVAYDGTLDFHDAIFMGRQGTETWGGRLDDFQIYSRALSDAEILLTMNNTVETLPGDFNLNTVLDAEDMDLLSDAVRAGTNSPDFDLDNDNLVNEEDRRVWIEDLNNSYYGDSDLNGVFDSSDFVKVFTAGEYEDATPENSGWETGDWNGDRDFTSSDFVTAFQGAGFEAGPRLAVATVPEPSSLSLLLFGGLLLIRRRQS
- a CDS encoding ABC transporter permease, encoding MNSTPPKSLPQPPAYVKLIQVLGPLLALVAVVGVFGIADSLQNGGGTFLTPRNFQVILAQTAVIAVAALGMTLIIVSGGIDLSAGTGLILSATVLAWALDNGYSAYLAVGLCLLVGCLCGLLNGVLISVLKIVPFIVTLGTMTIFLGLAKYMADETTVRPPLDSVPNWLGNLVSLNVASLWLGLSTGVWLALFLALIVALVLRFTVFGRYVFALGSNEATARLCGINVPLVKISIYSLAGLFVGTAGLYQFAKLNSANPTTGLGMELRIIAAVVIGGGSLNGGQGSVLGTIVGALIMGVIYSGCTQLELRNLTTDILIGVIIIAAVTLDQIRHRRFAS